ATTTAAAAATAGGGTAGATGTTACCAAGTTAGGAGACAGAGAAGGTGAACTCAAAAAAATAGAGGCTATTATAAGTTCTATGACGATTGAAGAAAGAGAGAATCCTTCTATTATTAATGGAAGTAGAAGGAAAAGAATTTCGAGAGGGAGTGGAACGCAACTTTCCGATATAAATAGATTACTAAAACAATTCAATCAGATAAAATATATGTTTAAAAAGAAACCAAAGATAAAAAATTTTTCTTTTAATTGATTAAATGTTTAAAGAAGAAAAAGATATTTTTTAGGAACGATATATCAGGCACTAAAAAACGAGCGCTAAAAAAATAAAGATAATTTCCCAGATAGAATCCTCTCTATGGGGAGTGACAGATAAAATAGATAATAAAAAATGCAAATAACAGAATGGAGGCAAAATAAATGTCAGTGAAAATTAAACTTAGAAGAGAAGGTGGAAAGAAAAAACCTTTTTACAAAGTAGTGGTAATTGATTCCAGGAAGGCGTGTAACGCTAAATTTATTGAGCAATTAGGATATTACCAACCACTTTCCGATCCTTATGTTCTGAAGATTGATCAGGATTCCAGTTTAAAGTGGATCGAAAAAGGTGCTCAACTTTCAGCGACA
This window of the Candidatus Atribacteria bacterium genome carries:
- a CDS encoding 30S ribosomal protein S16; the protein is MSVKIKLRREGGKKKPFYKVVVIDSRKACNAKFIEQLGYYQPLSDPYVLKIDQDSSLKWIEKGAQLSATVKDLFKKEGILKNK